The Dama dama isolate Ldn47 chromosome 3, ASM3311817v1, whole genome shotgun sequence genome has a segment encoding these proteins:
- the TSPAN19 gene encoding tetraspanin-19, whose translation MLRNNKRLIFKYFLNLINGAFLVLGLLLMGFGTWLLLDGNNFFTALDENNHLTMYIFRILIGTGSAILLLCLLGYLGIHNEIRWLLILYAVLLMWAVGVQVVLSTLIFAKKEEVHQAWHNKIDSIISEYGSEDFPQDIPKWMILNALQKTFQCCGQKNYTDWTKNKNKENSEQVPCSCTNSTLRKWFCNEPLNATYLQGCENKINTWYHANALTLIGINFGLLVSEVLQFSLTISFFRHIKNRIYAEK comes from the exons ATGTTAAGGAATAACAAGAGgttgatttttaaatactttcttaATCTCATTAATGGAGCTTTCTTG GTTCTGGGACTTTTACTCATGGGATTTGGTACATGGCTTTTATTAGatggaaataattttttcacagctttgg ATGAAAATAATCACTTGACAATGTATATTTTTCGAATTTTGATTGGAACTGGATCTGCTAttcttcttctttgtctcttgggTTATTTGGGAATTCATAATGAGATCAGGTGGCTCCTAATTCTG TATGCAGTATTGTTAATGTGGGCTGTTGGTGTCCAGGTTGTACTTTCAACACTCATCTTTGCAAAGAAAGAAGAG GTTCACCAAGCATGGCATAATAAAATTGATTCCATCATTTCTGAGTATGGATCTGAGGATTTTCCTCAAGATATACCCAAGTGGATGATTCTGAATGCTCTGCAGAAAACA TTTCAgtgttgtggccaaaaaaattacaCAGATTGGACCAAgaataagaataaagaaaattcagaacAGGTGCCATGTTCTTGCACAAATTCTACATTAAGAAAGTGGTTTTGTAATGAGCCACTGAATGCAACATACCTACAG GGttgtgaaaataaaatcaacacatGGTATCATGCTAATGCTTTGACATTAATTGGAATTAACTTTGGACTTTTGGTTTCAGAG GTTTTGCAATTCTCATTAACTATTTCTTTCTTCAGACACATCAAGAATAGAATATATGCAGAAAAGTGA